TTTATGACGGCGGTAGATATTAAAATCACTATCCACGGTGATCACGGGCAGCTCAGGATGGAGTTCACTCATCCGGATGAGACAGAGGTCAGCGAGGTCGGGCTGACGATCCGCATAACGCTGGGCCAGCGCGGTAAGATTCGGACGGTGACTTTCCGTATCGAAAGCCAGCCGGATGAGGCCAGTGTCCAGCATGCGCAGTATCAGCCCACTGTCGCTGAGATGAAAGGCTGTCTCCGCTAATACCGCTTCACAGGTCAAGAGCGGTTCATGGATCGTTTCGGCGATCGCATAAGCCCACGGGAAATAACGATCCCGCCGGTTGGCGAAAGCCACGAGGAATCCTGTGTCGGCGATCCCTTTCATGACGCGGTTGTTGACTTTGAGAAGCCGCGTTTCTGACTAAGCCCGGGATCACCCTCCATTCCACCCGCAAGATCGAGGAAGGGCTGGCGGCGAGTCTCTGTGCGACTGCGTTCGAGCTGTTCCCTCACGATCCGGCCTTTGGGCAGACCTGTAATCCGGGATTGCTCTTCGAGCCAATGATCCAGATATTCCGGTAAACGAATGGTGATTGTGTTACCCATACGCATGAATGTAAGACATACATACTGTTTCTGCAAGACAGCAATCCTATCTTTTGACTGCGAGGGTGAGGCCATCGGCAATGGGAATCATGGACAGGTCGATGCGGGAATCGTGGTGGAGGGATTTGGCGAGCAGGCGCAGTTCGACCGTATCGATTTCCTGATTTTGGGGATCAGCGACACGACCGCTCCAGAGGACATTGTCGAAAATAATCAGGCCACCGGGGCGGAGGAGGGTCAGGGATTTTTCGTAGTAATATTTATAATTATGTTTGTCCGCGTCGATGAAGGCGAGGTCAAAGGTCCCGGCTTGGCCTTCGCTAATCCAGAGGTCGAGTGTATCAATGGCCGGGGCTAGGGTGAGTGAAATCCGGGATTCTAACCCCGCTTCTTTCCAGAACCGGCGAGCGACCTGAGTCCATTCATCGCTGACATCGAGACAGTGGAGCTGCCCATCGGGGGGCATGGCCTGAGCGATACAAATGGCACTATAACCGGTGAATGTACCGATTTCGAGGGCTTTGCGCGCACCGGAAAGTCTGACCAGTAGAGACATGAATTGACCTTGTTCCGGCGCAATTTGCATGACAGCCATGGGCAGGCTGGCCGTTTCCTCACGCAATTTGCGCAAGAGGGGAGATTCCCGTAAACTATTGTCCAGGATGTAGTTATAGATAGAGTCGTCGAGGGAGATGAATTTTGATGAGCAGC
This window of the Verrucomicrobiota bacterium genome carries:
- a CDS encoding PIN domain-containing protein, which encodes MKGIADTGFLVAFANRRDRYFPWAYAIAETIHEPLLTCEAVLAETAFHLSDSGLILRMLDTGLIRLAFDTESHRPNLTALAQRYADRQPDLADLCLIRMSELHPELPVITVDSDFNIYRRHKREIIPLVMPPDLETKGITH
- a CDS encoding class I SAM-dependent methyltransferase; the encoded protein is MGCSSKFISLDDSIYNYILDNSLRESPLLRKLREETASLPMAVMQIAPEQGQFMSLLVRLSGARKALEIGTFTGYSAICIAQAMPPDGQLHCLDVSDEWTQVARRFWKEAGLESRISLTLAPAIDTLDLWISEGQAGTFDLAFIDADKHNYKYYYEKSLTLLRPGGLIIFDNVLWSGRVADPQNQEIDTVELRLLAKSLHHDSRIDLSMIPIADGLTLAVKR